Part of the Listeria innocua genome is shown below.
AAGTTTATCGAAATCCTCTTCTTCAATGACAATGCCGTTAATGAACTGATTAGCATGCTCCAAGAAGGTTTCTTTTGTTTTAATTGCAACGAGTTTTGTTGCATTTACGCGACCTTTATCTTCTTCATCGGTAAAATAATAAGGTGGATTTTTAGTGTAGTAAACCGTGTCAGTCGAGAAGAAAAACACTGGTAGATCATGGTCTTGGCATAATAAAAATGTTTCTAGTAATGCGGATTGTTTCATTTTTTCTTGTTGGATGATTTCGCCGGAAACTGCCACTACGCCACCATTTGAGGCAATAACATCTGCTTTTGGATGAACCAGTTTGGCGAAGTCGGTTGCGGAATTATACATTCGGCCAGTAGAAACGGCGAAATGATGACCTTCTTCTATTAATTGTTGCAGTAACCCTAGTGTTTTTGGTGAGATTGTTTGATTTTTTAGTAGTAATGTTCCGTCTAAATCAGAACAAATTAAGTATTTTTCCAAGTAAACCTTCCTTTCATTATAGCTTGGAACCGCATGATTCGCGGATGATTAATTCTGGATTATGATTAATTATCATCGGCTCAACTTGACCGTTAATTGCGCTAATCAATTGCAAAAGTGCCATTTTTCCAAGATATTCATTGTGTTGATCCATTGAAGTTAAGCGCGGGGTTTGATAATCGCCATTCATAAACTGATCGCAGCTGACGATGGCAATGTCTTCCGGGCAAGAAAGTTTCGCGTCATTAATCGCTCTAATCGCCCCAATTGCAACATTATCATTGATTGCTACAAGTGCAGTGGGTAAAGTAGTGTTATTTTCCAGAAGTTTAGTCATCGCCGCGTAACCATCAGCTGTATAGTAGTCAGAAAGAACAATCCAATCTTCATTAACCGAATGATTGTAACTAGCCATAGCAGCCTTAAAAGATTCCAATCGGTAGGAGGTGATTTTTACACCAGCTTCCCCGCCAATAAAGCCAATATTTTTGTGATCTAGCGCTGTCAGATGGCTAACTAAAGTTGTTATGCCTTTTTTTAAATTACGTTCAATAAATAAACAGTTAAGTTCGGGAATTTTTGAACCAATAACGACAACTGGAATTTCTCTATTTAGCTGATTTAAAGCATTGATGTAGTCTTTTGAAACAACTTCTTTATCAATTTCGCCACCTAAAATAAGTAATCCATCCACTTGTTTTTCTAAAATAATTTTTAAGTAATCTTCTTCCGTCAAAGGATGTTTGCTATTCTTATTATTTGGCTCGGCAAGCATCGTATTGAATAAAATTGTCGAAAACATGTAATCTAGCGCGAATTTTTGGATTTGCGTTATGAGTGAAATGAAATAAGGATTGGAAATATCCGGTAAAATTACGCCAATATTTTTTGTTTGTTTATTGACCATTCCACGCGCAAATACGCTAGGTGTGTAATTGTGTTCGTCTATGATTGCTTGGATTTTCTTGCGTTTCGCTGCTGAAACCGAGGGGCTGTTATTAATCACTCGT
Proteins encoded:
- a CDS encoding Cof-type HAD-IIB family hydrolase, with translation MEKYLICSDLDGTLLLKNQTISPKTLGLLQQLIEEGHHFAVSTGRMYNSATDFAKLVHPKADVIASNGGVVAVSGEIIQQEKMKQSALLETFLLCQDHDLPVFFFSTDTVYYTKNPPYYFTDEEDKGRVNATKLVAIKTKETFLEHANQFINGIVIEEEDFDKLAILRNELEKLSDVSILSSHANNIEILPKDMDKKYAVKNLAAHLDIKPENVISFGDGENDIGMLEVAGAGVAMENASELVKKSADFVTTANDADGIYYFLKKYLNR
- a CDS encoding LacI family DNA-binding transcriptional regulator; the encoded protein is MKKITIQEIAKLSGVSVSTVSRVINNSPSVSAAKRKKIQAIIDEHNYTPSVFARGMVNKQTKNIGVILPDISNPYFISLITQIQKFALDYMFSTILFNTMLAEPNNKNSKHPLTEEDYLKIILEKQVDGLLILGGEIDKEVVSKDYINALNQLNREIPVVVIGSKIPELNCLFIERNLKKGITTLVSHLTALDHKNIGFIGGEAGVKITSYRLESFKAAMASYNHSVNEDWIVLSDYYTADGYAAMTKLLENNTTLPTALVAINDNVAIGAIRAINDAKLSCPEDIAIVSCDQFMNGDYQTPRLTSMDQHNEYLGKMALLQLISAINGQVEPMIINHNPELIIRESCGSKL